From a region of the Methylomonas rapida genome:
- a CDS encoding ABC transporter substrate-binding protein: MLVGLMWLCTANAADKQMIKIAYLSQERAVPAALSNLDPFIQNKGQLGAELAISDNNTTGQFTGQHYELKKVVVPIDGDLMQAFNQLGDDIGLVVLNVNAAQINQLADLPAAQHKLLFDAVSRDDELRGTNCRHHVLHLLPSRAMRADALAQYMLKKRWQKWFLVVGPTGEDQLFAAAIKRAGKRFGMKIVAEKAWDNTYDARRTAQSDVPVFTQGEDYDVLVVADEQGLFGEYLDYRTWLPRPVIGTQGLIATAWHRTHEQWGAVQLQNRFKEQAGRWMEEEDYAAYLAVRAIGEASVRAKSNQVQAIKDYMLSDAFALQGYKGKPLSFRPWDNQLRQPILLAAPRSLVGVAPLDGFLHPKSELDTLGYDQPETNCK, from the coding sequence ATGTTGGTTGGGCTCATGTGGCTGTGTACTGCCAATGCCGCCGATAAACAAATGATTAAAATTGCCTATCTTTCCCAGGAAAGGGCAGTGCCCGCGGCCCTGTCCAACCTGGACCCCTTCATTCAGAACAAAGGTCAGCTCGGCGCCGAATTGGCGATCAGCGATAACAACACTACCGGTCAATTTACTGGCCAGCATTATGAACTGAAAAAAGTCGTGGTGCCCATAGATGGCGATCTAATGCAGGCATTCAACCAACTGGGGGATGATATTGGTCTGGTCGTGTTGAATGTCAATGCCGCTCAAATCAATCAACTGGCCGATTTACCCGCCGCTCAACATAAATTGCTGTTCGACGCCGTAAGTCGCGATGACGAATTGCGCGGCACGAATTGCCGTCATCATGTCTTGCATCTATTGCCCAGCCGGGCGATGCGCGCCGATGCGCTGGCGCAATACATGCTGAAAAAACGCTGGCAAAAATGGTTTCTGGTGGTGGGGCCGACTGGCGAAGATCAATTGTTCGCCGCGGCGATCAAGCGTGCCGGCAAACGTTTCGGCATGAAAATCGTGGCGGAAAAAGCCTGGGACAATACTTACGATGCCCGCCGAACCGCTCAATCCGATGTGCCGGTATTTACTCAAGGCGAAGATTATGACGTATTGGTGGTGGCCGACGAACAAGGCCTGTTCGGCGAGTATCTGGATTACCGCACCTGGCTACCGCGTCCCGTGATCGGCACGCAAGGCTTGATCGCCACGGCCTGGCACCGGACCCATGAACAATGGGGCGCCGTGCAGCTGCAAAACCGTTTCAAGGAGCAGGCGGGGCGCTGGATGGAGGAAGAAGACTATGCTGCTTACCTGGCGGTACGGGCAATCGGCGAGGCCAGCGTTCGCGCCAAATCCAACCAAGTACAGGCGATCAAGGATTACATGCTATCCGATGCCTTTGCGTTGCAAGGTTACAAGGGCAAGCCCTTGTCGTTCCGTCCGTGGGACAATCAGCTGAGGCAGCCGATTTTACTGGCCGCTCCGCGCTCATTGGTCGGGGTGGCTCCACTGGATGGCTTTTTGCACCCGAAATCCGAACTCGATACCTTGGGTTACGATCAACCCGAAACCAACTGTAAATAA
- a CDS encoding PilZ domain-containing protein produces MPDNNDFDDFDDLNHDIELDSLLLNKRISVRYRRNDIKAMIKTHSLFFPKLFRVNLIDISSKGAAVQSDNKLKLKSRITFFLQFADGKRFTINASVAHVHSAPRYGLKFDLYQGELAEHLLHTQTDLEFG; encoded by the coding sequence ATGCCTGATAACAACGACTTTGATGATTTTGATGACCTGAATCATGACATAGAGCTTGACAGCCTGTTGTTGAACAAGCGCATTTCCGTGCGCTATCGCCGCAATGACATCAAAGCCATGATAAAAACCCACAGCCTGTTTTTTCCGAAGCTGTTCCGGGTCAATTTAATCGACATCAGTAGCAAAGGTGCCGCCGTGCAAAGCGATAACAAATTAAAACTCAAATCCCGCATTACGTTCTTTTTACAATTTGCCGATGGCAAACGCTTCACCATCAATGCGTCCGTCGCACATGTGCATTCGGCACCGCGTTATGGCTTGAAATTCGACCTGTATCAAGGCGAACTCGCCGAACATCTGCTCCATACCCAAACCGATTTGGAATTCGGTTAA
- a CDS encoding MOSC domain-containing protein encodes MPILSQIFLYPIKSLAGIQVQSWLVDKNGLRYDRKWMLVDEDGQFMSQRRLPQMALIKTRIEQDHLIVSAAGMEDMRLALQPDGGDDIEVIIWHDRCAAKIVSKQADEWFSEFLNTKCSLVYHPDGSTRQVDQRYAKRDDQTAFADGFPFLITAESSLQALNEAMPFAIGMNRFRPNLVISGCDRYAEDSWRRIRVNDIEFRLPKPCSRCSVPGINPDTAISDKETLLMLSRLRKWENRVYFGQNALHDSLGELAVGNAVDVLETGSRQPPVNVEF; translated from the coding sequence ATGCCGATTCTCAGTCAAATCTTTCTCTACCCGATCAAATCCTTGGCAGGCATCCAAGTCCAAAGCTGGCTGGTGGACAAAAACGGTTTACGTTATGACCGCAAATGGATGCTGGTTGATGAAGATGGCCAATTCATGAGTCAACGCCGCTTACCTCAAATGGCATTGATCAAGACCCGTATCGAACAAGACCATCTGATTGTCTCGGCTGCCGGCATGGAGGACATGCGTTTGGCATTGCAACCCGATGGCGGCGATGACATCGAAGTCATTATCTGGCACGACCGCTGCGCCGCAAAAATCGTTTCCAAACAGGCGGATGAATGGTTCAGCGAGTTCCTAAATACAAAATGCAGTTTGGTTTATCACCCCGACGGCAGCACGCGCCAAGTCGATCAACGTTACGCAAAGCGCGATGACCAAACGGCTTTTGCCGACGGATTTCCGTTTTTGATTACCGCTGAAAGTTCTTTGCAAGCACTGAACGAAGCCATGCCGTTCGCAATCGGCATGAACCGTTTTCGCCCGAACTTGGTGATTTCGGGTTGCGACCGTTATGCCGAAGACAGCTGGCGCAGAATTCGCGTCAACGACATCGAATTCCGGCTGCCCAAACCCTGTTCGCGCTGTTCGGTACCCGGCATAAATCCGGATACGGCCATCAGTGACAAGGAAACGCTGCTTATGCTGAGCAGACTGCGCAAATGGGAAAACCGGGTATATTTCGGGCAAAATGCCCTGCACGACAGCCTTGGCGAACTCGCGGTCGGCAATGCTGTCGATGTTCTTGAAACAGGCAGCCGACAACCTCCCGTAAACGTGGAATTTTGA
- a CDS encoding OmpA family protein — MNKKLLLTGIGVALLAGCTTNPYTGQSSISNLGKGAGIGAAVGAGAGTLFGGNDLQNAGWGALAGAALGAGVGYYMDKQEEEMQQSLQGTGIQVQRTAENTLTLNMPSTSNVTFAFAKSDLSFEAQNALNSVAQVLNNYPDSTIMVAGHTDDVGSDADNQRLSEARATSVANYLAQRGVNPIRISKQGMGESQPKVPNTSDANRAVNRRVELSIIANQNAGASQQQQQQQAPQGYQQPQGGYPQQQYPQQGYPQQQYPQQGYPQQQYPQQGYPQQQYPQQQYQYPQQQQPYQQQNYPQQSYPYYR; from the coding sequence ATGAACAAAAAATTATTGTTAACCGGCATCGGCGTGGCTTTATTGGCGGGTTGTACCACCAATCCCTACACCGGCCAGTCCAGCATCAGCAACCTGGGCAAGGGAGCCGGTATCGGCGCCGCCGTGGGTGCCGGCGCGGGTACTTTATTTGGCGGCAATGACTTGCAAAACGCGGGTTGGGGTGCGCTGGCCGGCGCTGCACTCGGTGCGGGTGTTGGTTATTACATGGATAAACAAGAAGAAGAAATGCAACAATCGTTGCAAGGCACCGGCATTCAGGTACAGCGCACGGCGGAAAATACCTTGACGCTGAACATGCCCAGCACCAGTAACGTGACCTTCGCCTTTGCCAAGTCCGATTTGAGCTTCGAAGCGCAAAACGCTCTGAATTCCGTGGCGCAAGTACTGAACAACTACCCTGATTCAACCATCATGGTCGCCGGTCATACCGATGATGTGGGTTCGGACGCCGATAACCAACGTCTATCGGAAGCGCGAGCTACCAGCGTCGCCAATTATCTTGCTCAACGCGGCGTCAATCCGATACGGATTTCAAAGCAAGGCATGGGGGAAAGCCAGCCTAAAGTCCCCAACACTAGCGATGCCAACCGCGCGGTCAATCGCCGGGTAGAATTGTCCATCATTGCCAATCAAAATGCCGGCGCCAGTCAACAGCAGCAACAGCAACAAGCTCCGCAAGGCTATCAGCAGCCTCAAGGCGGCTACCCGCAACAGCAATATCCGCAACAGGGTTACCCTCAACAACAGTATCCACAACAAGGCTATCCACAACAGCAGTACCCGCAGCAGGGCTACCCTCAGCAACAATATCCGCAACAACAATATCAGTATCCACAGCAACAGCAGCCTTACCAGCAACAAAACTACCCGCAGCAAAGCTATCCTTATTACCGTTGA
- a CDS encoding Hsp70 family protein has product MSNPARYSVGIDLGTTHCVLSYVDLTAADDQVVLTVMAVPQLTSPGTIEEKAQLPSFTYLAHPAEIGEGETSLPWTAKPEHLVGEIARNMGSKTPIRLVASAKSWLCHAGVDCKQAILPAEAPEDVQRISPFAATKAYLQHLRDAWNHQFPDYPLQQQDVTITVPASFDPAARELTVEAARHVGLGQAVLLEEPQAALYSWIEKSEGDWRNHVKVGDVILVVDVGGGTTDLSLIAVTEQDGNLQLTRVAVGDHILLGGDNMDLALAYTVKAKLEQESQKKLESWQLQALTHGCREAKEKLFNQPDLVSMPLVVASRGSSLIGGTLRTELTRDELNQILVEGFLPRVAAGDKPVVRPRSGLRSAGLPYAQDAGITRHLAAFLSRQKDATMELGHTPAENASFLHPTAVLFNGGVLKAGVLADRLMAILNGWLQGEQAPEARLLQGADLDLAVARGAAYYGFVRQGKGVRIKGGTAASYYVGVESAMPAVPGLPPEIEALCIAPFGMEEGTEQELPNDEFGLIIGEPVRFRFFGSKTRREDTVGARLESWNADELEELDEIEITLPEEGGSAGEIVPVHLSSAVTEVGTLELRAVSNRDGKRWKIEFDVRAGEE; this is encoded by the coding sequence ATGAGTAACCCAGCGCGTTATTCGGTCGGCATCGATCTGGGCACCACACACTGCGTATTGTCCTATGTCGACTTGACGGCGGCCGACGATCAAGTCGTGTTGACGGTCATGGCCGTTCCGCAATTGACGAGTCCGGGTACGATAGAAGAAAAGGCCCAATTGCCGTCTTTTACCTATTTGGCTCACCCCGCCGAAATCGGCGAAGGCGAAACCAGCTTGCCCTGGACCGCGAAACCGGAGCATCTGGTCGGTGAGATTGCCCGCAATATGGGCAGCAAAACCCCGATCAGATTGGTCGCCAGCGCCAAGAGCTGGTTATGCCATGCCGGCGTCGATTGCAAGCAGGCCATTTTGCCGGCCGAGGCACCGGAAGACGTGCAGCGGATTTCGCCGTTCGCGGCGACCAAGGCTTATCTGCAGCATTTGCGCGATGCCTGGAACCATCAGTTTCCGGATTACCCTCTGCAACAACAGGATGTAACGATCACCGTGCCGGCCTCGTTCGATCCGGCGGCGCGTGAATTGACCGTGGAAGCGGCGCGCCATGTCGGTTTGGGGCAGGCGGTGCTGCTGGAAGAGCCGCAAGCGGCCTTGTATAGCTGGATAGAAAAAAGCGAGGGCGACTGGCGTAATCACGTCAAGGTCGGCGATGTGATCCTGGTCGTGGACGTCGGCGGCGGCACCACCGACCTGTCCTTGATAGCGGTGACGGAGCAGGACGGCAATCTGCAACTGACCCGGGTCGCGGTCGGCGATCATATCCTGCTGGGAGGCGATAACATGGATTTGGCCCTAGCCTACACGGTCAAAGCCAAACTGGAACAGGAAAGCCAGAAAAAACTGGAATCCTGGCAACTGCAGGCCTTGACCCATGGTTGCCGCGAAGCCAAGGAAAAATTGTTCAACCAGCCAGATCTTGTCAGCATGCCGTTGGTCGTGGCGTCTCGGGGTTCGTCGTTGATCGGTGGTACCTTGCGCACCGAATTGACCCGCGACGAATTGAACCAAATACTGGTCGAAGGCTTTTTGCCGCGAGTGGCGGCTGGCGACAAGCCAGTGGTCAGGCCGCGTAGCGGTTTGCGCTCGGCGGGTCTTCCTTACGCGCAGGACGCCGGGATCACCCGTCATCTGGCGGCGTTTTTATCCAGGCAAAAAGACGCTACCATGGAACTGGGGCATACGCCGGCGGAAAACGCCAGCTTTCTGCACCCCACCGCGGTGTTGTTCAACGGCGGTGTATTGAAAGCCGGGGTTCTGGCCGATCGATTGATGGCTATCTTGAACGGCTGGCTGCAGGGCGAGCAGGCCCCGGAGGCCCGTTTGCTGCAGGGTGCCGATCTGGATTTGGCCGTGGCGCGCGGCGCGGCTTATTACGGTTTCGTCCGTCAGGGCAAAGGTGTGCGCATCAAGGGCGGCACCGCCGCGTCTTATTATGTTGGCGTGGAAAGTGCGATGCCGGCCGTTCCGGGTTTGCCGCCGGAAATCGAAGCCTTGTGTATCGCGCCGTTTGGCATGGAAGAGGGTACCGAGCAAGAGCTGCCGAATGACGAATTTGGCTTGATCATCGGTGAACCCGTGCGTTTTCGGTTCTTCGGCTCGAAAACCCGCCGTGAAGACACGGTGGGGGCGCGGCTGGAAAGCTGGAACGCAGACGAGCTGGAAGAGTTGGACGAGATTGAAATCACGCTGCCGGAAGAAGGCGGCTCGGCGGGCGAGATAGTGCCGGTGCATTTGTCCTCGGCGGTGACCGAAGTCGGTACCTTGGAGCTGAGGGCTGTCTCCAATCGCGACGGCAAGCGCTGGAAAATCGAATTCGACGTGCGAGCCGGCGAGGAGTGA
- a CDS encoding DUF2760 domain-containing protein translates to MNTYIIDLSLRPTTFDLWHVCLAGTVAVLALLLIVVLISVVLGMRRCRRAEPVSQPVPAAPVVKPEPEIKIVEKIVEVEKIVQAPAPEPVILKEATPDAALQLLSLLQKEARFIDFIKEDVSVFSDADIGAAARVVHQGCSKVIKEHFTLAPVSQDQEGSRVTLNKGFDAASFRLTGNIVGEAPFTGTLVHKGWQVTDLRLPKLTEGHNARIIAAAEVEL, encoded by the coding sequence ATGAATACCTATATCATTGATTTATCCTTGCGACCCACCACGTTCGATTTGTGGCACGTCTGTCTGGCCGGCACCGTTGCCGTGCTGGCCTTGTTGTTGATCGTCGTGCTGATTTCGGTAGTGCTGGGCATGCGTCGTTGCAGACGCGCCGAACCCGTGTCGCAACCCGTGCCGGCAGCGCCGGTCGTCAAGCCCGAGCCGGAAATAAAAATCGTCGAGAAGATCGTCGAAGTCGAAAAAATCGTGCAGGCGCCGGCGCCGGAACCCGTAATCCTGAAAGAAGCCACTCCCGATGCAGCCTTGCAATTGTTGAGTCTGCTGCAAAAAGAAGCCCGCTTCATCGATTTCATCAAGGAAGACGTCAGCGTATTTTCCGATGCCGACATCGGCGCGGCGGCGCGCGTCGTGCATCAAGGCTGCAGTAAGGTGATCAAGGAACATTTCACCTTGGCACCGGTCAGCCAGGATCAAGAGGGCAGCCGGGTCACACTGAACAAAGGCTTTGATGCCGCCTCATTCCGTCTGACGGGCAACATCGTTGGCGAAGCGCCTTTTACCGGTACGCTGGTGCATAAAGGCTGGCAAGTGACCGACTTGCGTTTGCCGAAACTGACCGAAGGTCATAATGCCAGGATCATCGCCGCTGCCGAGGTGGAGCTATGA
- a CDS encoding sodium-translocating pyrophosphatase, with product MTDIIFLAVPASAIIALAFAFFFFKQMMRESEGNDTMRQIAGYVRVGAMSYLKQQYKVVFIVFMVLALLFSLMAYFGVQNPWVPFAFLSGGFFSGLAGFFGMKTATYASARTAHAASKSLNQGLQIAFRSGAVMGLVVVGLALVDISAWYWVLDYFIDDNEPGHKLIIVTTTMLTFGMGASTQALFARVGGGIYTKAADVGADLVGKVEAGIPEDDPRNPATIADNVGDNVGDVAGMGADLYESYCGSILATAALGASAFALNPEMQLKAVFAPMLIAAAGVLLSILGILLVKTHENADMKQLMSALNRGVNLSSLLTALAVYGILYGIELHNWLGLSSAVVCGLIAGIIIGQGAEYYTSHSYRPTQKIAESSATGPATVIISGLGIGMISTALPVMTIGAAIMASFLCAIEFDVQHLLSAENLSLGLYGIGIAAVGMLSTLGITLATDAYGPIADNAGGNAEMSGLGQEVRKRTDALDALGNTTAATGKGFAIGSAALTALVLLASYIEEIRIGLLRLGQTTLTFTHGDSIATQQAGFIDFMNYYQVSLMNPKVLIGMFLGSMMAFVFCGLTMNAVGRAAQKMVEEVRRQFRDIKGILEGSAKPDYARCVEISTQSAQREMLLPSVLALLVPTLTGVVFGVAGVMGLLIGGLSTGFVLAIFMANAGGAWDNAKKYVEEGHLGGKGSDAHKACVVGDTVGDPFKDTSGPSLNILIKLMSMVAIVMAGLTSAWSLF from the coding sequence ATGACTGACATCATTTTCCTTGCAGTGCCAGCTTCCGCCATCATCGCCTTGGCTTTCGCATTCTTTTTCTTCAAACAAATGATGCGAGAAAGCGAAGGCAACGACACCATGCGGCAAATCGCCGGGTATGTGCGAGTGGGGGCCATGTCCTATTTGAAGCAGCAATACAAGGTGGTTTTTATCGTATTCATGGTACTGGCTCTGCTGTTTTCGCTGATGGCCTATTTTGGCGTGCAAAACCCCTGGGTTCCCTTCGCTTTTCTAAGCGGCGGTTTCTTTTCAGGCTTGGCAGGTTTCTTCGGCATGAAAACGGCGACGTATGCTTCGGCCCGTACCGCTCATGCAGCCTCTAAATCACTGAACCAAGGGCTGCAAATCGCATTCCGTTCCGGCGCTGTGATGGGCTTGGTCGTGGTCGGTCTGGCGCTGGTTGACATATCGGCTTGGTATTGGGTGCTGGATTATTTCATCGATGACAACGAGCCGGGGCATAAGTTGATCATCGTTACCACTACGATGCTGACCTTTGGCATGGGGGCATCGACTCAAGCCTTGTTTGCCAGGGTCGGCGGGGGCATTTACACCAAGGCGGCCGACGTTGGCGCGGATCTGGTCGGCAAAGTGGAAGCGGGCATTCCTGAGGACGATCCACGCAATCCGGCAACCATTGCCGATAATGTCGGCGATAACGTGGGCGACGTGGCCGGAATGGGAGCCGATCTTTACGAATCCTACTGCGGCTCCATTTTGGCGACGGCAGCCCTGGGGGCCTCGGCGTTTGCCTTGAACCCGGAAATGCAACTGAAAGCGGTTTTTGCGCCGATGCTGATCGCTGCCGCGGGCGTTTTATTGTCCATCCTCGGGATTTTGCTGGTCAAAACCCACGAAAATGCCGACATGAAACAATTGATGAGCGCCTTGAACCGCGGCGTCAATCTCAGCTCGCTGCTAACGGCGCTGGCGGTTTACGGAATACTGTACGGCATTGAACTGCATAATTGGCTGGGTTTGTCGTCCGCCGTCGTCTGCGGCCTGATTGCCGGCATCATCATAGGTCAAGGCGCCGAATATTACACTTCGCACTCCTATCGTCCGACGCAAAAAATCGCCGAAAGCTCGGCAACCGGGCCCGCCACCGTGATCATTTCCGGGTTGGGCATTGGCATGATTTCAACGGCTTTACCGGTCATGACCATTGGCGCCGCCATCATGGCGTCTTTTTTATGCGCCATCGAATTTGATGTGCAACATCTATTGAGCGCTGAAAATTTAAGCCTCGGGCTCTATGGCATCGGTATTGCCGCCGTGGGCATGTTGTCGACCCTGGGTATCACGCTGGCGACAGACGCTTACGGGCCCATCGCGGATAACGCCGGCGGCAACGCCGAAATGAGTGGTTTGGGCCAGGAAGTGCGCAAACGTACCGATGCACTCGATGCTTTGGGAAACACCACGGCCGCTACCGGTAAGGGCTTTGCAATCGGTTCGGCGGCACTGACGGCACTAGTCTTGCTTGCATCCTATATCGAAGAAATCAGAATCGGCTTGCTGCGTCTTGGTCAAACCACGCTGACATTTACCCACGGCGATTCGATAGCTACCCAACAGGCTGGTTTCATCGACTTCATGAATTACTATCAAGTCTCGTTGATGAATCCCAAGGTGTTGATTGGCATGTTTTTGGGATCGATGATGGCTTTTGTATTCTGCGGTTTGACGATGAATGCGGTCGGCCGCGCCGCGCAAAAAATGGTGGAGGAAGTGCGCCGCCAGTTTCGCGACATCAAGGGCATTTTGGAAGGCAGCGCTAAACCCGACTATGCGCGTTGCGTCGAGATTTCCACGCAAAGCGCGCAAAGAGAAATGTTGTTGCCTTCGGTACTGGCCTTGCTAGTCCCTACCCTTACAGGCGTCGTGTTCGGCGTTGCCGGCGTGATGGGTTTATTGATAGGCGGGCTTTCGACCGGCTTCGTGTTGGCAATTTTCATGGCCAACGCCGGCGGCGCCTGGGACAACGCCAAGAAATACGTCGAAGAAGGTCACTTGGGCGGCAAGGGCTCGGACGCGCACAAAGCCTGCGTGGTTGGCGATACCGTCGGCGACCCGTTCAAGGACACCTCGGGCCCTTCCTTGAATATCCTGATCAAGCTGATGAGCATGGTGGCTATCGTGATGGCAGGCCTGACGTCGGCCTGGAGCTTGTTTTGA